Proteins encoded by one window of Chroococcidiopsis sp. TS-821:
- a CDS encoding DegT/DnrJ/EryC1/StrS aminotransferase family protein, whose protein sequence is MKIPSFDAKSQYHTLAPELIKVVSSVMADGRYIMGPQVKCFETQFASYLDCAAVISCNSGTDALHLALRALNIGAGDEVLTTPFTFIATTEAIEIVGATPVFVDVDLETYNIDPRQIESKITERTKAILPVHLYGRPCDMSAIMAIARKYNLKVIEDCAQATGAVWEGQKVGTIGDVGCFSFFPTKNLGCFGDGGAIATNDPEIADRVEYLRRHGGKVKYQHEELGLNSRLDTIQAAILSVKLPYLEQWNTARKAIAYYYLEHLTSIPGIVLPTVVANGTSVWNQFTIRVLDGQRDRFQQQLHQKGISTMVYYPMPLHLQKVHSHLNYPLGSLPNSEQLSTEVLSLPMFPELSLFEQQIIVEAISQASADLYCLFKYA, encoded by the coding sequence ATGAAAATTCCCAGTTTTGATGCTAAGAGTCAATACCATACACTTGCGCCTGAGTTAATCAAGGTTGTCAGTTCTGTCATGGCTGATGGGCGCTATATTATGGGTCCGCAGGTGAAATGCTTTGAAACTCAGTTTGCTAGCTACCTTGATTGTGCTGCTGTCATCTCGTGCAATTCTGGTACTGATGCTTTACACCTTGCTTTACGCGCCTTAAATATCGGTGCTGGCGACGAGGTTCTTACCACGCCGTTTACTTTCATTGCAACCACTGAAGCGATCGAGATTGTTGGTGCGACTCCTGTTTTTGTAGACGTCGATTTAGAAACCTACAATATCGATCCCCGTCAAATCGAAAGCAAGATTACCGAACGCACTAAAGCAATTTTACCAGTGCATCTTTACGGTCGTCCCTGCGATATGTCTGCAATTATGGCGATCGCGCGTAAATACAATCTCAAAGTGATTGAAGATTGCGCGCAAGCAACAGGCGCAGTTTGGGAAGGACAAAAAGTGGGAACAATTGGCGATGTTGGTTGTTTTAGCTTTTTCCCAACAAAAAACTTAGGCTGTTTTGGGGACGGCGGCGCGATCGCCACAAACGATCCTGAAATTGCAGATCGCGTCGAATACTTGCGCCGACATGGAGGAAAAGTTAAGTATCAACATGAAGAGCTGGGACTGAATAGCCGTTTAGATACAATTCAAGCGGCGATTTTATCTGTGAAACTCCCCTACCTCGAACAATGGAACACTGCCCGAAAAGCGATCGCCTATTATTACTTAGAACACCTTACCTCAATTCCAGGAATTGTACTACCAACTGTCGTTGCTAACGGCACTTCTGTTTGGAATCAATTTACAATTCGAGTTTTAGATGGACAACGCGATCGCTTCCAGCAGCAGCTACATCAAAAAGGAATCAGTACAATGGTGTATTACCCTATGCCTTTGCATTTGCAAAAGGTACACAGTCATTTGAATTATCCTTTAGGATCGCTGCCTAACAGCGAACAATTAAGTACTGAAGTTTTGTCATTACCAATGTTTCCTGAGTTAAGTTTATTCGAGCAACAGATTATTGTTGAAGCAATTAGCCAAGCTTCAGCAGACTTATACTGTCTTTTCAAATATGCATAA
- a CDS encoding nucleotide sugar dehydrogenase, protein MYFLKELKEKIANKQAKIGVIGLGYVGLPLVVAFAKKGFSVLGFDIDQNKIHQIEQGRSYIKHIPAEQLQNKLISATSDMSRLKETDAIIICVPTPLNTHREPDLSYVTQTAYEIAHYLRMGQLVVLQSTTYPGTTEEVVLPILAATGLVVGEEFALAYSPEREDPANTDYSIFNVPKVIGGVTPTCLDLAQTLYNQIITQTVSVSSTRTAEASKILENIYRSVNIALVNELKILFHKMDIDVWEVIEAAKTKPFGFQAFYPGPGWGGHCIPIDPFYLTWKAREYDLSLRFIELAGEVNTLMPSYVVNRLVSALNNCGKPLKNSKVLILGVAYKKNVDDQRESPALKIIQLLQQQGAIVSYHDPHAPTCANHRHFPEINLQSTPLTKENLTRFDAVIIATDHDDVDYQLVADYSSLIIDTRNVLATKGLKTANTVSA, encoded by the coding sequence ATGTACTTCTTAAAAGAGCTTAAAGAGAAAATCGCCAATAAACAAGCAAAAATTGGCGTTATTGGCTTAGGTTATGTTGGTTTACCCTTAGTTGTCGCATTTGCTAAAAAAGGCTTCTCTGTTCTTGGGTTTGATATTGACCAGAATAAGATTCATCAAATCGAGCAAGGTAGATCTTATATTAAACACATTCCAGCAGAGCAGTTACAAAACAAGCTGATTTCTGCGACTAGCGATATGAGTCGGTTAAAAGAAACCGATGCAATTATCATCTGCGTGCCCACACCCTTGAATACTCATCGCGAACCAGATTTGAGTTATGTCACGCAAACAGCTTATGAAATTGCACATTATCTAAGAATGGGACAACTCGTTGTATTGCAGAGTACAACGTATCCAGGGACAACAGAAGAAGTGGTATTACCAATTCTGGCAGCAACAGGTTTGGTTGTTGGTGAAGAATTTGCATTAGCGTATTCGCCAGAACGTGAAGATCCTGCTAACACTGACTACTCGATCTTCAATGTACCTAAAGTGATTGGTGGAGTGACGCCAACGTGTCTTGATTTAGCACAAACGTTGTATAACCAGATTATTACGCAAACTGTATCTGTTTCTTCAACTCGCACCGCTGAAGCCAGCAAGATTTTAGAGAATATTTACCGCTCAGTCAATATCGCCCTTGTTAATGAGTTAAAAATTCTCTTTCATAAAATGGATATCGATGTTTGGGAAGTCATTGAAGCAGCAAAAACGAAGCCCTTTGGGTTTCAAGCATTTTACCCTGGTCCTGGCTGGGGCGGACATTGTATCCCAATAGACCCATTTTATTTGACATGGAAAGCCCGCGAGTATGACCTTTCACTGCGGTTTATTGAACTTGCTGGCGAAGTCAATACTTTAATGCCAAGCTATGTTGTCAATCGTTTAGTCTCTGCGCTGAATAATTGTGGAAAGCCGTTAAAAAATTCTAAAGTTTTAATCTTAGGCGTTGCGTATAAGAAAAATGTAGACGATCAGCGCGAAAGCCCCGCACTCAAAATTATTCAACTGCTACAGCAACAAGGTGCGATTGTGTCTTACCACGACCCTCATGCACCAACTTGTGCCAATCATCGGCATTTTCCAGAAATTAACTTACAATCCACGCCATTAACAAAAGAAAACCTAACTAGATTTGATGCGGTTATTATTGCGACAGATCACGACGACGTGGATTACCAACTTGTTGCAGACTACTCATCATTAATTATTGATACGAGAAATGTTTTGGCAACAAAAGGCTTGAAAACTGCGAACACTGTAAGTGCATAG
- a CDS encoding Gfo/Idh/MocA family protein, whose amino-acid sequence MRCQDKYIAVVGCGYWGKNLVRNFAQLGVLRVICDASYITVKLLSEQYDVPCVTDFQQVLSLPEVQAVVIATPAPTHADLVLQALAAGKDVFVEKPLALTLDDALAIQALANKSDRLLMVGHLLEYHPALVTLRQLVADGKLGKLQYLYSHRLSFGKVRTEENVLWSFAPHDICNILGFTGELPRRVQAFGSSSHTVEDFCTINLEFANHIKAHIFVSWLHPFKEHRLVVVGDRAMAVFDDVSTDAKLCLYPQHVEFQDSLPILHKDAKQIIPLPQAEPLLLECQHFLDCIQNRQQPVTGIKNGIDVLTVLESAQASLTTHGKMIDMREKCFVS is encoded by the coding sequence ATGCGTTGCCAAGATAAATACATAGCAGTTGTTGGTTGTGGTTATTGGGGTAAGAATCTCGTCCGCAATTTTGCCCAACTTGGTGTTTTACGAGTTATTTGCGATGCTAGTTACATAACAGTCAAGTTACTCAGCGAACAATATGACGTTCCTTGCGTAACAGACTTTCAACAGGTGTTATCGCTACCAGAGGTACAAGCTGTTGTTATTGCAACGCCTGCGCCAACACACGCAGATCTCGTACTGCAAGCTTTAGCTGCGGGTAAAGATGTTTTTGTCGAAAAGCCACTAGCGTTGACTTTAGACGATGCTTTAGCCATTCAAGCGCTAGCAAACAAAAGCGATCGCCTGTTGATGGTAGGGCATTTGCTCGAATATCATCCTGCATTAGTGACACTGCGTCAACTCGTTGCTGATGGCAAACTTGGTAAACTGCAATACCTTTACTCGCATCGCTTAAGCTTTGGCAAAGTCCGCACTGAAGAAAACGTGTTGTGGAGTTTCGCACCGCACGATATTTGCAACATTCTTGGATTTACAGGCGAACTTCCGCGCCGCGTACAAGCGTTTGGCAGCAGTTCTCATACAGTTGAAGACTTTTGTACGATTAATTTAGAATTTGCAAACCATATCAAAGCGCATATCTTTGTGAGTTGGCTGCATCCGTTTAAAGAACATCGCTTAGTCGTTGTCGGCGATCGCGCAATGGCAGTTTTTGATGATGTCTCAACCGATGCTAAACTTTGTCTTTACCCGCAGCACGTCGAATTTCAAGATTCTTTACCAATTTTGCACAAAGATGCCAAACAAATTATTCCGCTACCACAAGCCGAACCTTTACTTTTAGAATGTCAGCATTTTCTAGATTGCATCCAAAACCGCCAACAACCTGTCACCGGAATCAAAAATGGAATCGACGTTTTAACCGTTCTAGAATCAGCGCAAGCATCCTTAACAACTCACGGCAAAATGATTGATATGAGGGAGAAGTGCTTTGTCAGTTAA
- a CDS encoding multidrug efflux SMR transporter: MSQISTIRAKPKSLAYLTLLLSIVFGITGQLLMKHTMSIATTNFLTVSFVGQLTLALTTYTIGVANWVLALRVVKLSVAYPLSSLNYVGILFGSYYFFNETITLTRIIGVLLIFIGVLFVALSQSDRQLSSK; encoded by the coding sequence ATGTCTCAAATATCCACGATCCGAGCTAAACCTAAATCTCTTGCTTATCTTACATTGTTGCTCAGTATTGTTTTTGGCATTACTGGACAACTTCTGATGAAGCATACAATGAGCATTGCTACTACAAATTTTTTGACTGTGTCGTTCGTTGGACAATTAACTTTAGCATTGACAACTTACACAATTGGAGTAGCAAATTGGGTGTTAGCACTACGGGTTGTCAAGCTCAGTGTTGCCTATCCTTTGAGTAGTCTAAACTATGTCGGTATCTTATTCGGTTCGTACTACTTCTTTAATGAGACAATCACCCTGACGCGCATTATAGGAGTCTTACTCATCTTCATTGGAGTTTTGTTTGTCGCCTTGTCTCAAAGCGATCGCCAACTATCATCAAAATGA
- a CDS encoding acyltransferase, which produces MSVKLQPPATDYFVHESAYVDFPCTIGTGTQIWHFSHVMPNVSIGENCKLGQNVFVATGVKIGRNVKIQNNVSVYAGVILEDDVFCGPSCVFTNIKNPRSAIPRNTVDDYLVTLVKRGATIGANATIVCGVTIGHHAFIGAGSTVTKDVPDYALVYGNPARQRGWMCECGAKLVNNKQIYVCTECDRQYEFTNPQQLQRIK; this is translated from the coding sequence TTGTCAGTTAAATTACAACCGCCAGCTACCGATTATTTTGTCCACGAATCAGCCTATGTTGATTTTCCTTGTACGATTGGTACGGGAACGCAAATTTGGCATTTCAGCCATGTCATGCCTAATGTTAGCATTGGTGAAAACTGTAAACTTGGGCAAAATGTCTTTGTCGCGACTGGGGTGAAAATTGGTCGCAACGTTAAAATTCAAAACAACGTTTCGGTTTATGCAGGCGTCATTTTAGAAGATGATGTTTTTTGCGGACCAAGTTGCGTATTTACAAATATTAAAAATCCGCGATCGGCAATTCCGCGCAACACCGTTGATGATTATTTAGTGACTTTAGTGAAACGCGGGGCGACGATTGGTGCGAACGCCACCATTGTTTGTGGTGTTACGATTGGTCATCATGCATTTATTGGTGCGGGTTCTACAGTGACGAAAGATGTTCCTGATTATGCCCTCGTCTACGGTAATCCTGCAAGACAACGCGGTTGGATGTGCGAATGTGGCGCGAAGCTTGTCAATAATAAGCAAATTTATGTTTGCACCGAGTGCGATCGCCAGTACGAGTTTACTAACCCGCAGCAACTGCAAAGAATCAAATAA